A section of the Lathamus discolor isolate bLatDis1 chromosome 6, bLatDis1.hap1, whole genome shotgun sequence genome encodes:
- the LOC136017424 gene encoding glutamine-rich protein 2-like isoform X3 yields MAPLSLSQLLDAAIAAPDFQSVNFRALHSLLQAVLGHLGLQDRSPRGLEQPAERDRARTPAAGQQPQQAGEQLPAKDPLQDTAGGSEADVAAGVGQPVQRVEGDESSGSEDTAGYRALLEEISQMKEAQSRMQGEIRMIQEALGLGNRQDAAGRLPGLCDLRTLGSDVQMLKERLGLYPDPEEVSNMVHWDVLEDCLVGSKGERGRDGGRPRREEEEPSATTKSPASDADTPQGASSVLGPRESPAGLKDPGAALTAPEQQAGVPSDCRRDAGTRAMMQTASRDVQTTSLGTQPTRPESTGTQTTSRLGTQAESTVTQTPISGERLSTQLAGAGPLAAGTLLPTAQGFEIPVDADARATAHVQELALPSGSGSAYHNAYKCYAETVEAVKQIGQLRHLYAALKEQVAQLEASRLERTELEKLRLLLQEGGQESVANTLGDLQAQVSSLQGLARELQGVAREVQGEKGKIRKLESAVGKLEAASASWQTDASDQPSLLLGSPPQEGKRDVKHLAEQQQISKAALDQVVSQRAEGEQEQLEEVRVMESTGQEAAACPMCSSDTSTRLGMVLRRYEKLQGLVESLMSRKKTGKAVRQLPGKSQQDEEVLKRIQAAILQMQGECEKLNSVTGSLLDDSRQQQKDIEGLLQSVERLEKEKADKEDLEMGMDEKADKGALESKVSRAQFEASLELLKERNQEVLSRVTGQEQGLHEVQQQLREEMAPKLDRLELGPFQQELDEHWKSSLEQLKETAPPMEADDAAGIRKQLLVDFQCLSCDRQLGLRVPGSPIPPIPPFPPLVPHVTGRSQPVLKTEQTHREPMAACRYPTVPRQCGGQHTLTRPLQRSLRLPLIQPSAPEALQPSTLLPSKDKIELLGQDSRRAGPCPSAPGTTGPLEQRSGSSHSLLVQGHRPHPPLQPRRTDAATRQPGWTGGHQLNPIAPAPQQARGSSSQQQQ; encoded by the exons ATGGCTCCGCTCAGCTTGAGCCAGTTGCTGGACGCCGCCATCGCGGCGCCCGATTTCCAGAGCGTGAACTTCCGAGCGCtgcacagcctgctgcaggcCGTGCTGGGGCACCTGGGCCTGCAGGACCGCTCCccccggggcttggagcagcctgcggAGCGGGACAGGGCAAGGACCCCGGCCGCGgggcagcagccgcagcaggCGGGTGAGCAGCTGCCTGCGAAGGACCCGCTGCAGGACACCGCCGGCGGCTCCGAAGCTGATGTGGCTGCCGGCGTGGGGCAGCCGGTGCAGAGGGTGGAAGGCGACGAGAGCAGCGGCTCTGAG GACACGGCTGGCTACCGGGCTCTCCTGGAGGAGATCAGCCAGATGAAGGAGGCGCAGTCCCGCATGCAGGGAGAAATCCGCATGATCCAGGAGGCGCTTGGCttg GGGAACcgccaggatgctgctggccgGCTGCCAGGCCTCTGCGACCTGAGGACTCTGGGCAGTGACGTG caaatgctgaaggaaaggctgGGCCTGTACCCGGACCCGGAGGAGGTCAGCAACATGGTGCACTGGGACGTGCTGGAGGATTGCCTGGTGGGCAGCAAAGGAGAACGGGGCAGAGATGGAGGAAGACCCAGACGAGAAGAAGAAGAGCCGTCTGCTACCACCAAGTCTCCCGCTTCAGATGCGGACACCCCACAGGGGGCAAGCTCAGTGCTGGGACCTAGAGAGAGCCCAGCGGGGCTGAAGGATCCAGGGGCAGCTCTGACGGCCCCCGAGCAGCAGGCAGGCGTTCCCTCAGAttgcaggagggatgctggcaCCAGAGCGATGATGCAGACAGCGTCTCGGGACGTGCAGACCACCAGCTTGGGGACCCAGCCAACACGGCCAGagtccacgggcacccagaccACCAGCAGGCTGGGGACGCAGGCGGAGTCCACCGTCACTCAGACCCCCATCTCGGGGGAGCGGCTCAGCACACAGCTTGCCGGGGCTGGCCCCCTGGCAGCAGGGACCCTCTTGCCGACAGCCCAGGGATTCGAGATCCCAGTGGACGCTGATGCCAGGGCCACGGCCCACGTGCAAGAGCTGGCCTTGCCCTCGGGCTCCGGCAGTGCCTACCACAACGCCTACAAGTGCTACGCGGAGACGGTGGAGGCTGTCAAGCAGATTGGGCAGCTCAGACACCTCTATGCTGCCCTGAAGGAGCAGGTGGCCCAGCTAGAAGCCAGCAGGCTGGAGCGGACTGAACTGGAGAAGCTgcgcctgctcctgcaggagggag GCCAGGAGAGCGTTGCCAACACGCTGGGTGACCTCCAGGCCCAGGTGTCATCCCTGCAGGGCCtggccagggagctgcagggcgTGGCCAGGGAggtgcagggagagaaggggaag ATCAGGAAGCTGGAGAGCGCCGTTGGCAAACTGGAGGCGGCCAGCGCCAGCTGGCAAACGGATGCGAGCGACCAGCCGAGCCTGCTCTTGGG GTCCCCACCGCAGGAGGGAAAGCGGGACGTGAAGCatctggcagagcagcagcaaataagCAAGGCTGCACTGGATCAGGTGGTGAGCCAGAGGGCCgagggggagcaggagcag ctggaagaggtgAGAGTGATGGAGAGCACGGGGCAGGAGGCGGCAGCATGCCCCATGTGCAGCAGCGACACGAGCACGCGCTTGGGGATGGTCCTGCGACGCTATGAGaagctgcaggggctggtggaGTCCCTCATGTCGAGGAAGAAGACGGGCAAGGCGGTGAGGCAGCTGCCAGGGAAGAGCCAG CAGGACGAGGAGGTGCTGAAGCGCATCCAGGCTGCCATCCTGCAGATGCAAGGGGAGTGTGAGAAGCTCAACTCTGTCACGGGGAGCCTCCTGGATGACAGTCgccagcagcagaaagacatCGAG ggtCTGCTGCAGTCCgtggagaggctggagaaggagaaggcagaCAAGGAGGACCTGGAGATGGGAATGGATGAG AAAGCAGACAAAGGCGCCTTGGAAAGCAAAGTCAGCCGCGCCCAATTTGAGGcgagcctggagctgctgaaggagagaaacCAGGAGGTGCTGAGCCGGGTGACAggccaggagcaggggctgcacgaggtccagcagcagctgcggGAGGAGATGGCCCCCAAG CTGGATCGCCTGGAGCTGGGGCCATTCCAGCAAGAGCTGGATGAACACTGGAAGAGCAGCCTTGAGCAGCTCAAGGAAACGGCACCCCCAATGGAAGCTGACGATGCAGCCGGGATTAGGAA gcagctgctggtggaTTTCCAGTGCCTGTCTTGTGACAGGCAACTCGGCCTGCGGGTGCCTGGCTC GCCTATCCCGCCCATCCCGCCCTTTCCACCGCTGGTCCCTCACGTCACTGGACGATCCCAGCCCGTTCTAAAGACGGAGCAAACCCACAG GGAGCCGATGGCTGCATGCAGGTACCCCACCGTGCCACGGCAGTGTGGGGGCCAGCATACCCTCACACGCCCGCTGCAGCGCAGCCTGCGCCTCCCGCTCATCCAGCCCAGCGCCCCAGAGGCACTCCAGCCAtccaccctgctccccagcaag gacaAGATAGAGCTGTTGGGGCAGGACAGCCGCAGGGCTGGCCCCTGCCCCTCGGCCCCAGGCACCACTGGCCCACTGGAACAAAGGTCAGGCTCATCCCACAGCCTCCTTGTCCAGGGACACCGGCCCCACCCGCCCCTCCAGCCCCGCAGGACGGATGCAGCAACGCGGCAGCCGGGCTGGACTGGGGGTCACCAGCTGAATCCCATTGCCCCGGCACCCCAGCAGGCGCGAGGAAgtagctcccagcagcagcaataa